The Rubinisphaera margarita genome includes a region encoding these proteins:
- a CDS encoding cell division protein FtsQ/DivIB, producing MAKVKKNNDEPRRGLFSGWRNWLYDPRVIIACVGICAAPFLANMARKSGTDFTTLPQYQVDRREVKLTELPTFVPVDLLERTWQRAGLEPTFSLLEPQLAERIGKAFELSPWVREVKHIRLRYPNKIEIGLEYREPVALVQLQQGYYPVDRDGILLPPMDFSIKQLGSYPAVEGIDSVPRGPAGDHWGDLAVWGATRLAEMMLAAGDKDSPWKRFHFKTIRVEGHSATGIRSIDDLNQVQYRLITDKGSEVIWGVAPDVPDPTEPNAETKLKRLEMYFRDFGGLQTAQGPVEIDLRRWKDIARRPLPSPDGRVTR from the coding sequence ATGGCTAAAGTGAAAAAGAACAACGACGAACCCCGCCGCGGACTCTTCAGCGGCTGGCGGAACTGGCTGTACGACCCCCGGGTGATCATCGCCTGTGTGGGAATCTGCGCTGCTCCGTTTCTGGCGAACATGGCCCGGAAATCCGGGACCGACTTCACGACACTGCCGCAGTACCAGGTCGATCGTCGTGAGGTGAAGCTGACAGAATTGCCCACGTTCGTGCCGGTTGACCTTCTCGAACGAACCTGGCAGCGGGCAGGGCTGGAGCCGACGTTTTCGCTGCTTGAGCCGCAACTGGCGGAGCGAATCGGCAAGGCGTTCGAGTTGTCCCCCTGGGTGCGGGAAGTGAAGCACATTCGCCTGCGATACCCGAACAAGATTGAGATCGGCCTGGAATACCGGGAACCGGTGGCACTGGTGCAGTTGCAGCAGGGCTACTATCCGGTGGACCGCGATGGCATCCTGTTGCCTCCCATGGATTTCTCGATTAAGCAGCTGGGCAGTTATCCCGCGGTGGAAGGGATTGATTCCGTGCCTCGTGGACCCGCGGGTGACCACTGGGGCGATCTGGCGGTCTGGGGAGCAACGCGGCTCGCGGAGATGATGCTTGCAGCCGGCGACAAAGATTCCCCCTGGAAGCGATTCCACTTCAAAACCATTCGCGTCGAAGGACATTCGGCGACGGGAATCCGCTCCATCGATGATCTCAACCAGGTGCAGTATCGACTGATTACCGACAAAGGGAGTGAAGTCATCTGGGGGGTCGCTCCCGACGTGCCTGATCCGACCGAGCCCAACGCTGAAACCAAACTCAAGAGGCTCGAAATGTATTTCCGCGACTTCGGCGGCCTGCAGACGGCCCAGGGACCGGTGGAGATCGACCTCCGCCGCTGGAAAGATATCGCCCGCCGCCCGTTACCGTCACCAGATGGCCGAGTGACGCGCTAG
- a CDS encoding aldose 1-epimerase, producing MPAITIRDSVSGSQAQVLPELGFNLFQFSVPINGQTVEVLDADENFAEGNVKPSRCGIPILFPFPNRIAEGKFTWDGKEYQLPTPKPGAHYIHGFCLDRPWRVIEQTENSVTGEFQLSKDAPDRLELWPADFIIRCTYLVRGNALKSQFSFTNPDDKPLPWGFGTHAYFRIPLTDGSSTEHIVLEAPAHKKWILENFIPTGEQVPVDEACDLTDGAYYSTLKLDDVLTDLRPEGETLESLVIDEGAGLQIVQECDNRYRELVVFTPPGRNAVCMEPYTCPTDAINLTAKGIDCGWETLDPGKSVQTWIDIRVEPIMA from the coding sequence ATGCCCGCCATTACGATTCGTGACTCCGTTTCCGGCAGCCAGGCTCAGGTGTTGCCCGAACTTGGCTTCAATCTTTTTCAGTTTTCGGTTCCCATCAACGGGCAGACCGTTGAAGTTCTCGATGCGGACGAGAACTTCGCCGAAGGAAATGTGAAGCCGAGCCGCTGCGGAATCCCGATTCTGTTTCCGTTCCCGAACCGAATCGCCGAGGGCAAGTTCACGTGGGACGGCAAAGAATACCAGCTGCCGACGCCAAAACCGGGTGCTCATTATATTCACGGGTTCTGTCTCGACCGACCGTGGCGCGTTATCGAGCAGACCGAGAACTCGGTGACGGGTGAGTTTCAGTTGAGCAAAGATGCTCCGGATCGCCTCGAACTGTGGCCTGCCGATTTCATCATTCGCTGCACCTATCTGGTGCGCGGCAATGCCTTGAAGTCGCAGTTCTCGTTCACCAATCCGGACGACAAACCGCTGCCGTGGGGCTTCGGCACCCACGCCTACTTCCGGATTCCGCTCACCGACGGCAGTTCAACCGAGCATATCGTCCTGGAAGCTCCTGCTCACAAGAAGTGGATCCTGGAGAACTTCATTCCGACGGGCGAACAGGTCCCGGTTGATGAAGCCTGTGATCTGACCGACGGGGCGTACTACTCGACGCTGAAGCTGGACGATGTGCTCACCGACCTGCGGCCCGAGGGCGAGACGCTGGAGAGCCTGGTGATTGATGAAGGAGCCGGGCTTCAGATCGTGCAGGAATGCGACAATCGCTATCGCGAACTGGTCGTCTTCACGCCGCCGGGACGGAATGCGGTCTGCATGGAGCCGTATACGTGTCCGACCGATGCAATCAATCTTACCGCGAAGGGGATTGATTGCGGCTGGGAGACACTCGATCCGGGCAAGAGTGTCCAGACGTGGATTGATATTCGCGTCGAACCGATCATGGCCTGA
- a CDS encoding dipeptidase, with protein MFSQVEEYLKSQQTAHLEQLKSFLRIPSVSADPERKADMQTAADFVAGKLKEAGLDTQIHPVDGHPIVTGEWRKAGKDAPTVLVYGHYDVQPPDPLDLWTTPPFEPDVRDGKIYARGATDDKGQMLTHVLAVDAWMKTVGKLPVNVIFVIEGEEEVGSNNLDLFLESKKEEYACDVAVVSDTSMYAADLPAITYGLRGILACEVKVTGPNRDLHSGVFGGAVTNPINALTQMLAKVQDDDGRVLIPGFYDDVIELTAEEREQFAALPFSEDDFKQDLGVDAVHGEPGYSTTERRWARPTFDLNGIYGGYQGAGPKTIVPSYAVAKMTCRLVPDQDAAKLSAALKSLLKSVCPPGIKMEFREYHGCTGHVFNTSGPHFQAASKAIDFAFGKEPVMIREGGSIPVVATFQEIFGVETLLLGWGLNSDNLHSPDEHFHVANFQRGTLASAKLWEELGR; from the coding sequence ATGTTTTCGCAGGTCGAAGAGTATCTCAAATCGCAGCAGACCGCCCATTTGGAGCAGCTGAAATCGTTTCTGCGGATCCCGAGCGTGAGTGCCGATCCCGAACGCAAAGCCGATATGCAGACGGCTGCCGACTTCGTTGCCGGCAAGCTGAAGGAGGCTGGACTCGACACACAGATTCATCCGGTCGATGGACACCCGATTGTCACCGGGGAATGGCGGAAGGCTGGTAAGGATGCCCCCACCGTTCTGGTCTACGGACATTACGACGTGCAGCCGCCCGATCCGCTCGATCTGTGGACGACGCCTCCATTCGAGCCGGACGTTCGCGATGGAAAGATCTACGCTCGTGGAGCGACCGACGACAAGGGGCAAATGCTGACGCATGTGCTGGCTGTCGATGCCTGGATGAAGACGGTCGGCAAGCTGCCTGTGAACGTGATCTTTGTCATCGAAGGCGAGGAAGAAGTTGGCAGCAACAATCTCGACCTCTTCCTCGAAAGCAAGAAAGAGGAGTATGCCTGTGATGTGGCGGTGGTGAGCGACACGAGTATGTACGCCGCGGATCTTCCGGCCATTACCTACGGGCTGCGGGGCATTCTGGCGTGTGAAGTGAAAGTGACCGGGCCGAATCGCGATCTGCATAGCGGGGTGTTTGGCGGAGCGGTGACGAATCCGATCAACGCGCTGACGCAGATGCTGGCGAAAGTGCAGGACGACGACGGCCGTGTGCTCATCCCCGGCTTCTACGATGATGTGATCGAGTTGACCGCCGAAGAACGGGAGCAGTTTGCTGCTCTGCCGTTTTCTGAAGACGACTTCAAGCAGGATCTTGGCGTCGATGCGGTCCACGGCGAGCCTGGGTATTCGACGACCGAACGCCGCTGGGCGCGGCCGACGTTTGATCTGAACGGGATCTATGGCGGGTATCAGGGAGCCGGGCCGAAGACGATTGTCCCCTCCTATGCTGTGGCGAAGATGACGTGTCGGCTGGTCCCGGATCAGGACGCCGCGAAACTGAGTGCGGCTCTGAAATCGCTGCTGAAATCAGTCTGCCCGCCGGGAATCAAGATGGAGTTCCGCGAATATCACGGCTGCACGGGGCACGTTTTCAATACGTCGGGACCGCATTTCCAGGCGGCTTCAAAGGCAATTGACTTCGCCTTTGGCAAGGAGCCGGTGATGATTCGCGAAGGGGGCTCGATTCCCGTTGTGGCGACGTTCCAGGAGATCTTCGGCGTTGAAACGCTGCTGCTCGGCTGGGGATTGAACAGCGACAATCTGCATAGCCCCGATGAGCACTTCCACGTGGCGAATTTCCAGCGCGGAACGCTGGCGAGTGCGAAGTTGTGGGAGGAGTTGGGGCGTTAG
- a CDS encoding NAD(P)H-hydrate dehydratase, translating to MVARIETLPPLPSRSQDAHKGTFGTALLIGGSRGMAGSISLAALSALRTGAGLVFVACPECCQDIVAGFDPSYLTVGLPQQPDGTIAYDAQELINSHIEKSTAVGIGPGLGQSRDAELLMLDLYVSVKQPLVIDADGLNALARLPDGIPKNPAGPRILTPHPGEMGRLLGISSSDVQSRRDEIAEEFAKEHNCVVVLKGFQTIVTDGETMFVNTSGNSGMATGGTGDVLTGLITSLLAQGLSPIDATRIGVHLHGVAGDLIAERYGERGLIASDLPLAIAEAIRQHR from the coding sequence ATGGTGGCACGTATTGAAACACTTCCTCCCCTTCCTTCCCGAAGCCAGGATGCCCACAAGGGCACGTTTGGAACCGCACTGCTGATTGGCGGTTCGCGAGGGATGGCGGGTTCGATTTCGCTGGCCGCTCTGTCGGCTCTGAGAACCGGTGCCGGGTTGGTCTTCGTGGCCTGTCCCGAGTGCTGTCAGGATATTGTCGCGGGGTTCGATCCGTCGTACCTCACGGTCGGACTTCCCCAGCAGCCGGATGGAACCATCGCTTACGATGCCCAGGAGCTGATTAACAGTCACATCGAGAAGTCCACTGCAGTGGGCATTGGCCCCGGGCTCGGACAGTCGCGTGATGCCGAACTGCTGATGCTCGATTTGTATGTCTCGGTGAAGCAGCCGCTGGTGATTGACGCCGACGGGTTGAACGCCCTGGCCCGATTGCCGGATGGGATTCCGAAGAACCCGGCTGGTCCGCGAATTCTCACGCCGCATCCCGGTGAAATGGGGCGGCTGCTCGGCATCAGCAGCTCTGACGTACAATCGCGGCGGGACGAGATCGCCGAGGAGTTCGCCAAAGAGCACAACTGCGTGGTTGTTCTCAAAGGGTTTCAGACCATTGTCACCGATGGCGAGACGATGTTCGTGAACACCTCGGGCAACAGCGGGATGGCGACCGGAGGAACGGGCGATGTTCTGACCGGGTTGATTACGTCTTTGCTGGCTCAGGGGCTCTCGCCGATTGATGCAACGCGGATCGGCGTGCATTTGCATGGCGTGGCGGGGGATTTAATCGCCGAGCGATACGGAGAGCGGGGGCTGATCGCTTCCGATTTGCCGCTCGCGATCGCAGAAGCGATTCGGCAGCATCGCTGA
- the larB gene encoding nickel pincer cofactor biosynthesis protein LarB yields MTTAGEDAVRMLLDGVANGDVDVQSALKRLGSITAQSGPASLDLDLDRRDRCGFPEAVYGTGKPAEVIISAFQRQSAAGQNCLATRCSESQAEAVLQEIPECEWNPLARTLRLTVETSEQPKGGTFVVTAGTTDQPVAEEAAETLRWMGFDPGMIFDAGVAGPQRLLRSVEKLQHAKVIVVVAGMEGALPSVVGGWVPCPVIAVPTSVGYGANFGGLSALLGMLNSCAANVCTVNIDGGFKGGYLAGLIAAQSADNEN; encoded by the coding sequence ATGACAACGGCTGGAGAAGATGCGGTACGAATGCTGCTTGATGGCGTCGCCAATGGGGATGTCGACGTGCAGTCGGCTCTCAAGCGACTCGGCTCAATAACCGCACAGTCGGGGCCTGCCAGTCTCGATCTGGATCTCGATCGACGAGATCGGTGCGGATTTCCGGAAGCAGTTTATGGCACCGGAAAGCCAGCCGAGGTGATCATCTCCGCCTTTCAGCGTCAGTCGGCTGCCGGTCAGAACTGTCTGGCGACGCGCTGCTCGGAATCGCAGGCGGAAGCGGTGCTGCAGGAGATCCCCGAATGCGAGTGGAATCCGCTGGCACGCACGCTTCGTCTGACCGTGGAAACGAGCGAGCAGCCGAAGGGCGGGACGTTCGTCGTCACCGCTGGAACGACTGATCAACCGGTCGCCGAGGAAGCAGCCGAGACGCTGCGGTGGATGGGGTTTGATCCCGGAATGATTTTCGATGCCGGCGTGGCCGGGCCGCAGCGGTTGCTGCGATCGGTCGAGAAGCTGCAGCATGCGAAAGTGATTGTCGTCGTGGCTGGCATGGAAGGTGCATTGCCTTCCGTCGTGGGCGGCTGGGTTCCGTGTCCCGTGATTGCCGTGCCGACGAGCGTCGGTTATGGCGCCAACTTCGGTGGACTTTCGGCGTTACTGGGTATGCTTAACAGCTGTGCGGCGAATGTCTGCACGGTGAATATCGATGGTGGTTTCAAGGGCGGATATCTGGCCGGACTGATCGCTGCTCAGTCAGCGGACAACGAGAACTAG